In Gracilinanus agilis isolate LMUSP501 unplaced genomic scaffold, AgileGrace unplaced_scaffold19920, whole genome shotgun sequence, the DNA window TCCGAGGTGAGTGAggaacagaagaaagagaaaataatggaactgagaaagaaagagaagctgCTCCAGGAAAAGCTTCTGAAGAAGGTGGAGGAGCTTAAGAAGATTTGCCTGCGAGAAGCAGTGAGTGTCCTGCACTCCTCGCATTCGTTCCTGAGCCTGTTTGGACACTTTCTGTTCAGTGACACTAATCCCATCTCACTTCCTTCCTGTTTTATAGGAACTCACTGGTAAGATGCCAGAGGAGTACCCGCTGAATTCAGGAGAAAAACCCCCTCAGGTCAGAAGGCGTGTAGGCACCGCATTCAAATTAGATGACAACCTGCTTCCCAGCGAGGAGGTATGCCCCTTCCCTTGGAAGGCTCACTAGGGAAAAAACGAAGAAGACGAGGGCGATGTGTGTTGGCAGGCCCTGGTTGGCCTTATTGGCAGGCTCCTTAGTTATGTTCGCTGTTTCCCGTTTTCTTCTCAAGGGTTG includes these proteins:
- the LOC123254330 gene encoding FERM domain-containing protein 4B-like, yielding MAISQHQFYLDRKQSKAKIPSARSLDDIAMDLTDTGTPRVSKMVTLDAKNQFIMASNGSLISSGSQDSEVSEEQKKEKIMELRKKEKLLQEKLLKKVEELKKICLREAELTGKMPEEYPLNSGEKPPQVRRRVGTAFKLDDNLLPSEE